The Streptomyces sp. NBC_00162 sequence AGCAGTCCGCCGATCGCGCCGGCCGTGACCCCGCGCAGCGGCCCGATGTCGCCGGACAGGGCCAGCAGGGCCAGCCCGCCCGCCAGTGCGGCCAGCGCGAGGCCAAGCGCCACGTGGTGGGTGAGAGCGGGGCGCCACGAGTCGCCGCGCTGTTCCAGGCCGACCGCGACACCGTCGATGAGGTCGTCGAAGTGGACCGGCGGCAGCGTTTCACGACGCAGCCGCAGGAACAGCTGATCGCCGTCCTGCAATCCCAGGGCCTCCGCCGACCGCTCGTCGTCCAGGGGCTCCTCACCGAGCCGCTGGAGCACCCAGCCGCCCGCCTCGACGGCCTCCTCGTCGAGGTCGTCCCCGGCGTAACCGATGATGGTCGCCAACAGGTCCGCCAGTGGTACGTCGCCCGGTACGGAGAGCTCCACCACCTTGTGCGGCCCGTGGAATCTCAACCGGCACAGTCCCGCCACCGCGCTACCGCTCACTGCCCGCGTGTCCTTCCCGCTGTCCATCCGGGGCGAGGCGCCCTCAGCGGCCAGATGAACGGGCCGATCCCAGCGGTGGGTTCAGCGGGCCCGGCGCAGTTCGCGCAGCAGGGCCTCGACGCCCTCGTCACCGCGCCGTCCGATGAGCACGGCGATCCAGCGGGTCACGACCTCCCGCTCGTCCTCGGTCCAACCGGCCGATGAGGGATGCTCCTCCACCACCAGCACGCGCGCGAGCAGGCACAGCTCGTCGAAGGGCGCCGCGGACCGGCTGTCCGGGGCACCGGGCACGGCCGGCGGTACGGGCCGCTCACCGGGCGCCGCGGACAGTCCCAGGAGCCGGGTCACCGCGTCGGTCACCTGGGAGGCGGCGGCCTCCGGCACGTCCAGGCCGGTCCCGGTGGCCGCAGGCTCTGGATCCTCTTCCGCGGGGACGGTGTCCCGTAGCCAAGAGCGCAGCAGTGAGCGGACCTCGTCCGCCGCCGCGTCATCGTCCCCGTACACCGGTCTCCCACCGCCGACGCCGCCACGGCCAAGGCGCCGGCACCGCATGCTCCGCCTCGTCCGCCGTGGCGGCCGGCCGGCGCGATGGCCCGGTGACCACCCGTAGATGCACACACTCTCTCACCGCTAACCGTTCACCGCTTCCGCTCCGTCTGCGAACTCAACGTGTGCCCGGATCCCGGGGTTCACCGGCCGCCTCGGTGGTGCGTTGAACCGCCCCCCGCCATCCACCCGTTCCCCCTGGGCGAGGAGACCGCCGAACACAGTCGGCCGGCGAGGCGTGAGGAGCATTTTCGTTGAGCGTGGTGCTAGTCAACCGCCCACCACGGCGGCCGGGCCCCGAGATGCCGGACGGCGAGATCCAACTGCAGGAGCCGCCCGTACTGCCCGAGAAGCAGAGCGGGATGGGCAACATCATCACGATGGTGCCGATGGCGCTGTCCTCGCTGTCCATGGTGTTCATCTTCCTGCGGCCCAACGGCGGCCTCATGACGTACGTCGCGATGGGCACCATGGCCGTCTCCGCGATCGGCATGGTGGTCACCCAGATCATCCGGGGCAACACCGACCGCAAACAGGAGCTCACCGCCGAGCGGCGCGACTACCTGCGCTACCTCACCCAGATGCGGCGTCAAGTACGCAAGGACATCCGCAGCCAGCAAGAGGCGCTGGCCTGGCGCAACCCGGCCCCCGCCGAACTGGCCTCGCTGGTGCGGACGTCACGGCTCTGGGAGCGGCGCGCCTCCCATCCCGACTTCAGCGACGTACGGATCGCCGTCGGGTCGCAGCGGCTCGCGGTGCGCCTCGCCCCGCTCGCCACCAAGCCCGTGGAGGACCTCGAACCGCTCACCGCCCATGCCCTGCGGCGATTCATCCACGCGTACGCGACGGTCGCCGGGCAACCCGTCGCGATCCACCTGCGCGGCTTCGCGCAGGTCCTGATCCGTGCCGGGTCGGCGGAATCCGGGCCCCCGACCGCGCGGACGACAGGGCGGCGGCCGAGACCGGGCCAGCGGCCGGAACCGGGTCGACGGCCGGAACCGGGCCGGCGGCGCGGCCCGAGGAGCAGGTTCGCGCGCTGGCCCGCGCCGTCCTCGCCCAACTGGCCACGCTCCACGCACCCGACGAGCTGCGCATCGCCGTGGTCGCCGCGCCCGACCGCCGCGCCCACTGGGAGTGGATCAAGTGGCTGCCCCACGCGCTGCACCCGACCGAGACCGACGGCGTCGGCCCGCTCCGGCTGGTCGCCGGCACCATCGGCGAGCTGGAGCAGCTGCTGGGCGACGAATTCGGCGCCCGGCCGCCCTACGAACCCGACGCGACCCCGAGCCGCGACGAGCCGTACACGGTCGTCGTGCTGGACGGGGCGACGTTCGCCGCCCCGCACCGGGCGGCCCTCGGCGGCTACCGCAACGCCACCGTGATCGACATCGGCTCCACCCTGGACTGGAAGCACAACCGGCTCACCCTCCGGCTGCGGATCACCGGCGGCTCGGGCGGCGCGGACAGCTCGGAAGGCACCCTGGAGATGGTGGGCGCCGACCGGAACCGCAAGGACGAGATCACCGTCCTCGGCTCCGCCGACACCCTGTCCCACGCCGCCGCCGCCCGGCTGGCCGCGCTCATGGCCCCGTACCGGCTGGGCGACAGCGTCGACGCGGGCGAGCCGCTGGCCACCGACTTCGACCTGACCGCCCTGCTCGGCATCCACGACCTCCACCGTTTCGACGTCATACAGCAGTGGGCGCTGCGCAACCAGGCGAACAAGCTGAAGGTCCCGCTCGGCCTCGGCCCCGACGGCACCCCCATCGACCTCGACATCAAGGAATCGGCGCAGGGCGGCATGGGCCCGCACGGCATGCTGATCGGCGCCACCGGCTCCGGCAAGTCCGAGCTGCTGCGTACGCTGGTCCTGGCCCTGGCCCTGACCCACTCCTCGGAGATCCTCAACTTCGTTCTGGTCGACTTCAAGGGCGGTGCGACCTTCCTCGGCCTCGACCGCCTCCCGCACACGTCCGCGGTCATCACCAACCTCGCCGACGAGGCCGAGCTGGTGGACCGCATGCGCGACGCCCTGCACGGCGAGATGATCCGCCGGCAGGAACTCCTGCGCTCCGCCGGAAACTACTCCTCCCTCCTGGAGTACGAGACCGCCCGAGCCGCAGGTACCCCGCTGGACCCCCTGCCCACCCTCTTCGTGGTGGTCGACGAGTTCTCCGAACTGCTGGCCGCCCACCGCGACTTCATGGACCTCTTCGTCATGATCGGCCGTCTCGGCCGCTCCCTCGGCGTCCACCTCCTGCTCGCCTCCCAGCGCCTCGACGAGGGCCGCGTCCACCAGCTCGAATCCCACCTGTCCTACCGGATCGGCCTGCGCACCTTCTCCGCGATGGAATCCCGGGGCGTCCTGGGCGTTCCCGACGCCTACCAGCTGCCCTCCCAGCCCGGCAACGGCTACCTGCGCAGCGACATCTCCACCCTCACCCGCTTCAAGGCCGCCTACGTCTCCGGCTCCTACAAGCAGAAGCGGCAGCCGGCCGCCCAACGAGCCCTGATCGAGGGCCAGGTCGTGGCCTTCGGCACCGAGTACGTCGCCCCCCGTACGCTGCCGGCCGCCGCATCGGAGGCGACGGAGGAGGCACAGGAGCAGGAGGCCGAGGAGACCCGCACGCTCCTCGACATCGCCGCCGAACGCCTCCTCGACGCGGGCCCGCCCGCGTACCAGGTGTGGCTGCCGCCCCTGGACGTACCGCCGACGCTGGACGAACTGCTGCCTCCGATCGCACCCCACCCCGAGTACGGGTTCACCGTCGAGGGCGGGCTGCGCGGGGCCCTCAAGGTCCCGGTCGGCCTTGTCGACCGCCCCTTCCAGCAGGTACGCGACCTGCTGGTGGCAGACCTCGGCGGGGCCGACGGGCACATCGGCGTGGCGGGCGCGCCGCAGTCCGGCAAGTCCACCCTGATCCGAACCCTGGTGGCGGCCCTCGCGCTCACCCACACCCCGGCCGAAGTGCAGTTCTACTGTCTGGACTTCGGCGGCGGCACCCTCTCGGGCCTGCGGGGCCTCCCACACGTAGGCGGGATCACCGGACGGCACGACCCCGATCGGGTCATCCGGACCATCGCCGAGGTCAATTCGGTCATCACCCGCCGCGAGAAGTACTTCGCCGAGCTCGGCATCGACTCGGTCGCCGCCTTCCGCCGCAAGAAGGCGGCCGGGGACCTGCCCGACGACCCGCACGGAGACGTGTTCCTGGTCATCGACGGCTGGAACACCCTGCGCCAGGAGTTCATGGACCTGGTCCAGCCGCTCACCCTGATCTCCCAGCGCGGCCTCAACTACGGAGTCCACCTGCTCGTCGGCACCACGCGGTGGGGCGAGATCACCGGTGCGCTCCGCGACCAGCTCCAGACCCGGTTCGAGCTGCGCCTCGGCGACCCGGTGGACTCGGTGGTCAACATGCGGGCGGCGGGCAAGGTGCCCAAGGTGCCGGGGCGCGGGCTGACGGAGGACCAGATGCACTTCCTGTGCGCGCTGCCGCGGATGGACGGCATCGGCACCGCACACGACCTGGGCGAAGGCCTCGGCGACCTGGTCGACGTCGTCACCGACCACTGGACGGGCCCGCGTGCCCCCGAGGTCCGCATGCTGCCACTGGTACTGGACGCCGCCGAACTGCCCGAACCGCACGGTTCGTTGCGGATTTCCCTCGGCCTCGAGGAACAGGACGTCCAGCCGCTGTGGCACGACTTCTCGCAGGACCCGCACCTGATCGTCGTCGGCGACAGCGAGTCCGGCAAGACCAACCTGCTCAAGCACATCACCACGCAGATCATGCGCGCGTACACGCCCGACCAGGCCCGCATCATGCTGGTCGACTTCCGGCGTGAGATGTACGAGACCGTGCCCGAGGAATACCGGCTCGGCTACGCGGTCTCCGCCGACCCCGTGCGGCAGATGGTCACGGGGGCCGCGAGGGCGCTGGCCAACCGGGTGCCGTCCGCCGACATCACCCCGGACCGGCTGCGGGCGCGCGACTGGTGGAGCGGGCCGGAGCTGTTCGTGATCGTGGACGACTACGACCTGGTCGGCAGCGCGGTGTCGGCACACCCGTTCGCCGCGGTCCTCGACCACCTGGCCCAGGGCGTGGAGATCGGCCTGCACGTCATCGTCGCCCGGTCCGCGAACGGGGCAGGCCGCGCCATGGGGGACCAGCTCCTGCGCAAGCTCCAGGACGTCAACACCCCGGCCGTGCTGCTGTCGTGCCCGCCGACGGAGGGCTATCTCTTCGGCGGCACCAAGCCGAAGGTGCTGCCGGCCGGGCGCGCGCTGCACATCACGCGGCGCCGCACGGTGCAGCTGCAGACTCCGCTGCTCGACTCCGACAGCCAGAACCCGCAGATCGGAACCGACGGATGATCACCCAGCCGCTCACCTCCATCGATGCGCCCACCGGATCGAGGCTGTGGCCCGTCGGCCCGCACTTGGTCATCGCCCCGGAGGAGGCCGAAGCCGCTCTGACGGCGGCCCTCGGCGGGCTGGACCCGCTTCCCGACGCCGTGCTGGTGCTGGCTGCGGCGCCGGACGCGGCGCCGGTTCTGCGCCGCGCCCTGCGGGAACTCGTCGACCTCGCGGCCGGACGCGGCGCGGCCCGTCTGGTGCTGGCCGCGTCCGGGCTCGCCGCGGCAGGCCCGGATGGCCGTCGGCCCGTCGAAGAGGTGGCGGCAGCGGCCCGCTTCCCGGTGATCGCCCCCGACGGCATGGTCACCGTCGACCCCGACGGCTCCCTGCAGGTCGCGCCGCCGGGCACCTGGTGGCTGTCCGAACCGGGCGTTCCCTCCCGCCGACTGGGCCCGGCCTGGCCGCCGGAGGTACCGGGAGGCGGACCCGATGGGGGGCGGTTCCGGACCCGCGGTCGGACCTGCTGCCGGACCTGCTGTCGGGCCTGGAGACGCCGGAAGCGCCGGAAGAGCCGTCCCCGGACGGGGATCCCGCCGTGCAGACGCCCGTCGCGGAGCCCGCCGAGCCGGCCGTGGGCACTGAGCCCGAGGAGCCCCCGCCGCCCGCTCCGCCCGTACCCGTCGTGGCCGAGTCCCAGGACGGCGCTCACGGGTCCGGGACCGACCCAATCGGCGTCGTACTGCGCTCCGGTCCCGGGCACCGGCCGGTCCCGGGCGGGTTCTGGCTGGGCGGGGTTCCGGAGGGAGTCGAGGCGCTGATCGGTGTCAGGCCCGGTGACCTCCTCCTCGGGGTGGGTTCACCGCAACGGCCGGTGCTGCCCGCCGCCGAGCTGCTGGACCTCGTACCCGAAGCCGCTGCGGAGCGGAACGGTCTGCTGCTCAGCGCCCCATGGGCCGCCCCGGCCGAACTCACCGCCATGGCCGTGGAGCTGGCCGCCCGGCTCGGCCGGGACGTGCGCGCGGCCATCGGCCTGCCCGTGCGCACCGCCGACGACTACGCCACCTCGTTCCTCGACGAGCGGGGCGCGCCCGCCTGGCAGCCCCTGCTGGTCGAGCTCACCGCCTCGCCCGGGCACCGTCGCGTGGTGCCCTCGGCGTGGCTGCGGCTGCCCGGACTCGACGCACTCGGCCCGGCCGTCCACCGGACCGGGACCGAGGGCTGGGTGCTGGAGACCGTGCCGGCCGGGCTCTGGCTGCGCCCGGTGGGCCGCTCGGCCAACCCCTGGCCCAGGATGCTGCACCGGGATCCGGCCCGGCCGGTGCTGGTGGTGGGGGAGCGGGACCGGGACATCGCCCCGGAGGTATGGGAGGCGCTGCCCGAGGTGCTGGCCGCACTGCCGGATCTGGGCGCGGCGGCTCCGTACGGCCTGCTGGTCCAGGGCAACCGGGCCGACGAGTCCGCGACGCGGGCGTTCGCCACGGCGCACGGCCTGGACTGGCTCGGTCAGACCCCGGCCCGGCCCGCGCCGCGCACGTCCGCCCCGGGGCCGACCCCCGATTCCGCGCCCGCACCGGCGGCGCAGCCCGCGCCGTCACCGTCCCCCGCCTCCACGGAAGCCGTCCCCGCCCAGGCGGCCCTGGGACCGGGCGGTCAGAGCGGGCCCGAAGACCGGGCCGCCCTCAAGGAGCTGCTCGGCCAGCGCTATCACCTCCTTGCCAGCAAGACCGAATTGCTCGCCACCCGGCTGCCCGCTCTCCGCTCCACCCCGCAGGACGACCTCAAGCCGGACATGGTCGCCATCGCGCTCTACCAGGCCGACACCCCCGAACCGGCCTCCCGAGCCGACCTGGCCGCGGCCGCCCGAACCGCGGAGCCCGGGCCGTTCACCCCGCTGCTGCGCTGTCTCGGCTCGGGCCTGCGCCGCCTGCCCGGCCACTACGGGGCCGTCATGCTGGCCGCCCCGGCCGGAGAGGTCCCGTTGGACCGGTACATGCCCGGCTCCCTGCTCGTCGAGCATGCCCCGGTGGCTGCCATTGCGGCGTGCGACGCCGACCTGGAGGGTCCCGTCGAGTTCGGCATCTGGTCCACCACCGGCCGCCGTACGTCCGTGTTCGCCGGCCCGGACGCCGAGCCCGAGGTGGTGTTCCCACCGGGAACCGCCTTCTCCGTCCTGGCGCTCAGCCCGCCGGACGACGACGAAGGGCCGATCCGGGTGCTGCTCCGCGAGATCTCGCCCGCCGAGGCCGAGTCGGCAGGTCACGGCACGACACCCTCCGGCGCAGCCGACGGCCGGTCCCGGGAACGGGACGAACAGGCGCGAGCCCGGCTGACCGCATGGTTCGAGCGCAGGGACATGCTCCCACCGCACGAGCGCCGCCCGCTGCCGGACCCGATCCGCTTCCACCTGGCTCCGGGAGCCGGCTGAGCAGTCAAGACCCTGAGCCGACGACCTGCGCCGTTGAGAACCGTTTCGCGAACTCATGGGGGCGCGGAGGTCAGCGGGTGGGCTGGACGAACTCGGGCTGGTCGAGGAGGCGCAGCCAGCTTCCGTCAGGCTGGCGCCGGACGACCTGGGCCTGGGCGCCGGCCCCGTCCTTCGGCGGGGTCGAGGTGAGGGCGATGTCGCCGCTGATCAGCGTCGGCAGCGGTTGTTCCGGCTCGAAGCGGGGACGGTTGGCCAGCACCTTTTCCCACAGCGCGCGGATCGCCTGCCGGCCCACCGTCTGGCTGCCGGGCGGGTAGGCCATCACCGCATCCTCTTCGTAGAGTGCGGCGACCCCGGCCGCATCACCGGCGTTGGATCGTGCGACGAACAAGCGGGTGATGTCCTCGGGCCGCATGGCCTTCTCATGCTCCGGCATGGGTTCCTCCTGACGTCGGGCTTCAGCGCTTCCCAGCGTGGGCGCCCAATGATCAGAAGTCCAACAGATGAGTCTGCTGGAAGCTAGAATCTGCAGTCATGGAGCTGAGGCAGCTGGAGTACTTCGTGGCGGTTGCCGAGGAGCAGAACTTCACCCGGGCGGCCGAGCGGGTGCACATCAGTCAGTCCGGCGTCAGTGCCCAGATCCGTCAGCTGGAACGTGAGCTCGGTACCGAGCTGTTCGACCGGTCGCCGCGCACCGTCACCCTCACAGTCGCGGGAAGGGTCGCGCTCGAACACGCCCGCGCCGCGCTCGCCGCCGCTGGGGCCCTCGGTCAAGCGGTGGGCGAGGTGACCGACCTGATCCGAGGTCGGCTAACCGTGGGGATGGTCATGGGCTGCACCCTCACGCCGCTGTTCGACGCCCTCGCCGCGTTCCACCAAGCGCATCCCGGTGTGGAGATCTCGCTGCTGGAGGACAACTCCGACCGGCTCGTCGAGGGGGTGCGCGCCGGCGCCATCGACCTGGCACTCATCGGGGCCGCAACCGCCACCCCCGACGGGCTGGACGCGCTGACCATCATCAGCGAGCGGCTCGTCGTGGCAGTCCCGGCCGGGCACCCCTGGCGGGACAGCGGCGGGTCACCCTGCACGACCTGGTTGCCTACCCGATCGTGTGCATGCCGCCCGGCACCGGCCTGCGCACGGTATTCGACCAGGCCTGCGCCGCACAGAGCCTCCGACCCGCGATCACCCTGCAGGCCAGCGCCGCGGATGCCATTGCCGACCTCGCTGCCCGCGGGCTCGCCGTCGCCGTCCTCAGCAACTCCATGGCCGCGCGCTACCGCGACCGCCTCACCGCCCGCACCATCGATGACCTCGAAACACCCGCGTTGCTCGCCCTGATCTGGAAGAGCACACACAGCCCCGCGGTGCGTGAGTTGCTCGTGCACAGCCGACAAGCATTCACCGAGCCCGACCCTGCTTAGCGGGAACACCCCTGTCAGATCCGCTCGACATGTGTGCGAATCGTGGTCGGAGAGCAGTTCGACAATGACCTCTGGCGGCAGGGCCGGATGCCCGGCAGCCACCCGCCGTGCCTGCCTGTCCGCCAAACAGGCGAGCAGCGCTGGGCCGGTCGCGTCGCGGTGCCGGGCGACCTCGCGCAGTGCCTTCTGAGCGGGCGGTATGTGTCTGGTCAGGTCCTCCGGCAGGGCGGGCCAGGACCTGCGGTGGTGTCGCCTCGTTGGCCGCTACCGCGCGGCGGACCTCGGCATGGGGGTGGGACCAGACGGGTCGCCAGGTCCGCTGTGGTCCACAACGCGAGTTCCGCGACGACCCGTACGTCCGGATCGGCGGCGAGTGTCTCGCGCGCATCGGACGGAAGCCCGGGACAGGCGGCCGGCTTCGCCCGGTGCCAGGCGTCGGGGTGCTGGGCGAAGAGCCGCCCACTCCGGGTCCCGGAACACTCGTCGAGCAAGGCGAGTGCGGCCTGCGGCTGTGTGAGGGGGTTGATGTCGGCAGCGGCCAACCGGCCCTCATACGCAAGTCGTACAGCGCTCTCCTCGACTCTCGTGGCCAGGTCGACCGCCTGCTCGCGGCTGAGGTCCGCGCGGCTGGCGAGGCCGTCGGCGACGTCCGCGTCCGCGACCGCGATCAGGCGCCCG is a genomic window containing:
- a CDS encoding YybH family protein: MPEHEKAMRPEDITRLFVARSNAGDAAGVAALYEEDAVMAYPPGSQTVGRQAIRALWEKVLANRPRFEPEQPLPTLISGDIALTSTPPKDGAGAQAQVVRRQPDGSWLRLLDQPEFVQPTR